A region from the Sorex araneus isolate mSorAra2 chromosome 6, mSorAra2.pri, whole genome shotgun sequence genome encodes:
- the B4GAT1 gene encoding beta-1,4-glucuronyltransferase 1, translating to MQLSYAIRCAFYQLLLAALMLVAMLQLLYLSLLSGLHGQRERDKYFEFFPPPPRSVDQVRAQFRAALASGGVLDASGDYRVYRNLLKTSMAPNDVILATHASVDNLVHLSGLLKRWEGPLAVAVFAATKEEAQLATVLTYALSNNCPDMRSRVALHLACPSRFEAAVPDPREPGEFALLRSCQEVYDKLAKVAQPGLNYALGTNVSYPNNMLRNLAREGANFALVIDIDMVPSEGLWRGLREMLAQRKWFGIALVVPAFEIRNPRRIPASKNELLRLYTMGDVQPFYNGLCTPCQAPTNYSRWAYLPDAVLLRPAYAVPWQDPWEPFYVAGGKVPAFDERFRQYGFNRISQACELHMAGYDFEVLNEAFLVHKGFKESVKFHPQKEAENQRNKILYRQFKQEMLAKYPDSPRHC from the exons ATGCAGCTGTCCTACGCCATCCGGTGCGCCTTCTACCAGCTGCTGCTGGCCGCGCTGATGCTGGTGGCCATGCTGCAGCTGCTGTACCTGTCCCTGCTGTCGGGGTTGCACGGGCAGAGGGAGCGAGAcaagtattttgaatttttcccccCGCCACCGCGATCGGTGGACCAGGTCAGGGCGCAGTTCCGCGCTGCGCTGGCCTCTGGCGGCGTCCTGGACGCCAGCGGCGATTACCGCGTCTACCGGAACCTCCTGAAGACCAGCATGGCCCCCAACGATGTGATCCTGGCCACGCACGCCAGCGTGGATAACCTGGTGCACCTGTCAGGCCTGTTGAAGCGCTGGGAGGGCCCGTTGGCTGTGGCCGTGTTCGCCGCCACCAAGGAGGAGGCGCAGCTGGCCACGGTGCTGACCTACGCACTGAGCAACAACTGCCCGGACATGCGCTCGAGGgtggccttgcacctggcctgCCCCTCCCGCTTCGAGGCCGCCGTGCCTGACCCCCGGGAGCCGGGCGAGTTTGCCCTGCTGCGGTCCTGCCAGGAGGTCTATGACAAGCTAGCCAAGGTGGCCCAGCCCGGGCTCAACTATGCTCTGGGCACCAATGTCTCCTACCCCAACAACATGCTGAGAAATCTGGCGCGGGAGGGGGCCAACTTCGCACTGGTGATTGACATAGACATGGTGCCCAGCGAGGGGCTGTGGAGGGGCCTGCGGGAGATGCTGGCCCAGAGGAAGTGGTTCGGCATCGCGCTCGTGGTACCCGCCTTTGAGATCCGCAACCCCCGCCGCATCCCTGCAAGTAAGAATGAACTGCTGCGGCTCTACACGATGGGCGACGTGCAGCCCTTTTACAACGGCTTGTGCACGCCCTGCCAGGCGCCCACCAACTACTCCCGCTGGGCCTACCTGCCCGATGCCGTTTTGCTGAGACCGGCCTACGCGGTACCTTGGCAGGACCCCTGGGAGCCTTTCTACGTGGCTGGGGGCAAGGTGCCAGCCTTCGATGAGCGCTTCCGGCAGTACGGCTTCAATCGCATCAGCCAG GCCTGTGAGCTGCATATGGCGGGCTACGATTTCGAAGTGCTCAATGAAGCCTTTCTGGTGCATAAAGGCTTCAAGGAATCCGTGAAGTTCCACCCGCAGAAGGAGGCGGAGAATCAGCGCAATAAGATCCTTTACCGCCAGTTCAAACAGGAGATGCTGGCCAAGTACCCGGACTCTCCGCGCCACTGCTGA